In Campylobacteraceae bacterium, one DNA window encodes the following:
- a CDS encoding acetyl-CoA carboxylase carboxyltransferase subunit beta has product MDLKNLFNKITFDLSKKEQPTKKDAPSHWIKCPECNSLMFFKEVEAQNNICPKCNFHMRIGAKRRIEILCDEDTFVEYDSSLKPVDPLNFVDKKSYKKRVDDAIAKTGRSSSVIAGEAKINGLPVQLAIFDFSFMGGSLGSVEGEKIVRAANRAMEKNQGLIIVSASGGARMQESTFALMQMAKTSAALKKLDACKLPFISVLTDPTFGGVSASFAFLGDIIMAEPGALIGFAGARVIKQTIGEDLPDGFQRAEFLLKKGSIDMVVNRADMKKTISDLLKMFYSKAS; this is encoded by the coding sequence ATGGATTTAAAAAACTTATTTAATAAAATTACTTTTGATTTAAGTAAAAAAGAACAACCAACAAAAAAAGATGCACCCTCTCACTGGATTAAATGTCCAGAATGTAACTCTTTGATGTTTTTTAAAGAAGTAGAAGCTCAAAACAATATTTGCCCCAAATGTAATTTTCATATGAGAATTGGCGCAAAAAGAAGAATTGAGATTTTATGTGATGAAGATACTTTTGTTGAATATGACAGTTCTTTAAAACCTGTAGATCCTTTGAATTTTGTAGATAAAAAATCCTATAAAAAAAGAGTAGATGATGCTATTGCTAAAACAGGCAGAAGTTCTTCTGTAATTGCAGGGGAAGCTAAAATAAATGGTTTACCCGTACAACTGGCTATTTTTGATTTTTCTTTTATGGGTGGTTCTTTAGGAAGTGTTGAAGGCGAAAAAATTGTACGAGCAGCTAATAGGGCAATGGAAAAGAATCAAGGTTTAATTATTGTTTCTGCTTCTGGGGGTGCTAGAATGCAAGAAAGTACTTTTGCTTTAATGCAAATGGCCAAAACATCTGCAGCGCTTAAAAAACTTGATGCTTGTAAATTACCTTTTATTTCTGTATTAACTGATCCAACTTTTGGGGGAGTTTCTGCTTCATTTGCTTTTTTAGGTGATATCATTATGGCTGAACCAGGTGCTTTAATTGGTTTTGCAGGTGCAAGAGTTATTAAACAAACTATTGGTGAAGACTTACCAGATGGATTTCAGCGAGCTGAGTTTTTACTTAAAAAAGGTTCTATTGATATGGTTGTTAATAGAGCAGATATGAAAAAAACAATTTCTGATTTATTAAAAATGTTTTATTCAAAAGCGAGCTAA
- a CDS encoding YkgJ family cysteine cluster protein: MKNFVSIENKSFSFSSCDGCGAKCCSGLYGSNFSELTIDEFEKVYKHFVILFSFSEMGYLKANLIISRVTEHCVYIKNNICTIYDKRPNVCKNYPLSPSPSNDIYIDTNCPALESGSNIINDGKINPSFHNELFENYQDKFMKSHFYLEKFNKEDFEIALIIRGMNFYKYKHPSSDEYLQMHLESLLLL, translated from the coding sequence ATGAAAAATTTTGTAAGTATAGAAAATAAATCTTTTTCTTTTTCTTCTTGTGATGGCTGTGGTGCGAAATGCTGTTCTGGTTTATATGGTTCTAATTTCTCAGAACTAACAATAGATGAATTTGAAAAAGTATATAAACACTTTGTCATTTTATTTTCATTTAGTGAGATGGGATATTTAAAAGCTAATTTAATTATTTCAAGAGTCACAGAACACTGTGTTTATATTAAAAATAACATCTGCACTATTTATGATAAACGCCCAAACGTTTGCAAAAACTATCCCTTAAGTCCTAGCCCATCAAATGATATCTATATTGATACAAACTGTCCGGCATTAGAAAGTGGTTCAAACATAATTAATGATGGGAAAATAAATCCATCTTTTCATAATGAACTCTTTGAGAATTATCAAGACAAATTTATGAAATCGCATTTTTATTTAGAAAAGTTTAATAAAGAAGATTTTGAAATTGCTTTGATTATTAGAGGAATGAACTTTTATAAATACAAACACCCTAGCAGTGATGAATACTTACAAATGCATTTAGAATCTTTACTCTTATTGTAA
- a CDS encoding tRNA-dihydrouridine synthase: MKKLDFSKPLVVLAPLAGYTDLPFRRVVKKFGVDLTISEMISSNALVYKSERTLKMIEKSPSEDPYFVQIAGNNADLVREAVEILNDVEGIDGIDLNCGCPAPKVFNHGSGSNLLGDLKKLEEILMTVKKYSNKQYTSAKVRIGVDEKIPIDIGKAVEACGADFVSVHGRTRAGKYKAPVDYDAIKAMVDNISIPVIANGDIKDYAKAKEVLAYTGAAGVMIGRGAIGKPWIFHQLKNDQEDISDELKREIILEHFDSVIDYHGLHGAIMFRKLLHSYSKGYNGAAEFRDMINKISDKDIMRDIISTFFSTEKF; the protein is encoded by the coding sequence ATGAAGAAACTAGACTTTTCAAAACCTTTAGTGGTCTTAGCACCACTAGCAGGTTATACAGACTTACCTTTTAGACGGGTTGTAAAAAAATTTGGTGTTGACTTAACAATATCAGAAATGATCTCTTCTAATGCTTTGGTTTACAAATCCGAGCGAACACTAAAAATGATAGAAAAATCTCCCAGTGAAGATCCTTATTTTGTACAAATTGCAGGTAATAATGCTGATTTAGTACGTGAAGCAGTTGAAATTCTTAATGATGTAGAAGGTATTGATGGTATTGATTTAAACTGTGGCTGTCCAGCTCCTAAAGTATTTAATCACGGTTCTGGTTCAAACCTTTTAGGAGATTTGAAAAAACTGGAAGAAATATTGATGACGGTAAAAAAATACAGCAATAAACAATACACTTCTGCAAAAGTTAGAATTGGTGTGGATGAAAAAATTCCTATTGATATTGGTAAAGCGGTGGAAGCCTGTGGTGCAGATTTTGTTTCTGTTCATGGACGAACTCGAGCAGGAAAATACAAAGCGCCTGTAGATTATGATGCAATTAAAGCTATGGTTGATAATATTTCTATTCCTGTTATTGCTAATGGAGATATAAAAGATTATGCAAAAGCAAAAGAAGTACTTGCCTACACTGGTGCTGCTGGGGTTATGATTGGACGTGGAGCTATTGGTAAACCATGGATTTTTCATCAACTAAAAAATGATCAAGAAGATATATCTGATGAGTTAAAACGGGAAATTATTTTAGAACATTTTGATTCGGTAATTGATTATCACGGTTTACATGGTGCTATTATGTTTAGAAAATTATTGCATTCTTATTCTAAAGGTTACAATGGGGCTGCTGAATTTAGAGATATGATTAATAAAATCAGTGATAAAGATATTATGAGAGATATTATTTCGACATTTTTCTCTACAGAAAAATTTTAA
- a CDS encoding methionine adenosyltransferase, with amino-acid sequence MENKSQYLFTSEVVAPGHPDKCADIIADSIVDRLIIEDSTSRVASEVFVAGKHIIIGGEVKSKAKLSNDDYVALVKKTLAKIGYDGKSAFTKEQCLHPDDIQVQVLLNQQSPDINQGVDQDSGEIGAGDQGIMFGFASVETADYMPAAITYARMLSDKVYNYALAHNHKLGVDIKTQVTLDYGNKENFENCKPQKIHTIVVSAPSVEAMDIVEVRALIQGLIDDTGLPTDLYDPKNTIIHINPTGRYVNHSSLHDSGLTGRKLIVDSFGGYAPIGGGAQSSKDYTKVDRSGLYAARWIAKHIVAAGLALKCNVQLSYAIGVARPTSVSVDTFGTYSSVNDDVLSSFVLDTFALTPKWITDKFNLDKPSAETFLYADVAARGQVGQSDYPWEKLDELEKFEAIK; translated from the coding sequence ATGGAAAACAAAAGTCAATATTTATTTACAAGTGAAGTAGTAGCACCTGGACATCCTGATAAATGTGCAGATATTATTGCTGATAGTATTGTTGATAGATTAATAATAGAAGATTCAACTTCAAGAGTTGCTTCAGAAGTATTTGTTGCTGGAAAGCATATTATTATTGGTGGAGAAGTTAAATCTAAGGCAAAATTATCAAACGATGATTATGTTGCTTTGGTTAAAAAAACGCTTGCTAAAATAGGATATGATGGAAAAAGTGCTTTTACAAAAGAGCAGTGTTTACATCCAGATGACATACAAGTACAAGTATTATTAAATCAACAAAGCCCTGATATTAACCAAGGAGTAGATCAAGACTCTGGTGAAATTGGAGCAGGAGATCAAGGAATTATGTTTGGTTTCGCATCAGTTGAAACAGCTGATTATATGCCAGCTGCAATCACTTATGCTCGAATGTTAAGCGATAAAGTATATAATTATGCGCTGGCTCATAATCATAAACTGGGTGTTGATATTAAAACACAAGTTACGCTAGATTATGGAAACAAAGAAAACTTTGAAAATTGTAAACCTCAAAAAATTCATACTATTGTAGTTTCTGCACCTTCTGTTGAAGCTATGGATATAGTAGAAGTGAGAGCTTTAATTCAAGGGTTAATTGATGATACAGGATTACCAACAGATTTATATGATCCTAAAAATACAATTATTCATATCAATCCTACAGGAAGATATGTAAATCATTCCTCTTTACATGATTCTGGATTAACAGGAAGAAAACTTATTGTTGATTCTTTTGGGGGTTATGCACCAATTGGTGGAGGAGCTCAAAGTTCTAAAGATTATACAAAAGTTGATAGGTCTGGTTTATATGCGGCACGTTGGATTGCTAAACATATAGTTGCAGCAGGACTTGCATTAAAATGTAATGTTCAGCTATCATATGCAATTGGAGTAGCACGGCCTACTTCTGTATCTGTAGATACTTTCGGAACATATTCAAGTGTTAATGATGATGTATTATCTTCTTTTGTACTGGATACTTTTGCTTTAACTCCTAAATGGATTACTGATAAATTTAATTTAGATAAACCAAGTGCAGAAACATTTCTTTATGCTGATGTTGCAGCACGTGGTCAAGTTGGTCAAAGTGATTATCCTTGGGAAAAACTAGATGAATTAGAAAAATTTGAAGCTATAAAATAA
- a CDS encoding aminotransferase class IV yields MIVFIDGEYVKEEDAKVSVNDRAYVFADGAYEGFRVYNEKIFKYEEHKIRFQRSLDELRIDHVINNEIQDIYEELKKVNNYENVECFYYMHITRGQSPRAHAFPSKKTKVGIYAFLMPKALNIRNYDEGISVCTVPDNRWARCDIKCISLIANCLASQIAVENDCAEALFVHDGVITEGTKTNVCFVKNNEVYTHAKTNRILAGVTRNTLLELCVKNGITVHEFPLTLDKLKDMDEAFLTGTTEELTPIITIDGKKVGSGKVGSLTKKLQKIFKEEVNRYSY; encoded by the coding sequence ATGATTGTATTTATTGATGGAGAATATGTAAAAGAAGAAGATGCAAAAGTATCTGTAAATGACAGAGCTTATGTTTTCGCTGATGGTGCTTATGAGGGCTTTCGTGTTTATAATGAAAAAATATTTAAATATGAAGAACATAAAATACGTTTTCAGCGAAGTTTAGATGAATTACGAATTGATCATGTTATAAACAATGAAATACAAGATATTTACGAAGAATTAAAAAAAGTAAATAATTATGAAAATGTAGAATGTTTTTATTATATGCATATTACAAGAGGGCAAAGTCCTAGAGCACATGCTTTTCCTAGTAAAAAAACCAAAGTAGGTATTTATGCTTTTTTAATGCCCAAAGCATTAAATATAAGAAACTATGATGAAGGAATATCTGTATGTACTGTTCCTGATAACAGATGGGCAAGATGTGATATCAAATGTATTTCCTTGATTGCAAATTGTCTTGCAAGCCAAATTGCTGTTGAAAATGATTGTGCAGAGGCTCTCTTTGTACACGATGGTGTAATTACAGAAGGAACAAAAACAAATGTATGTTTTGTTAAAAACAATGAAGTGTATACTCATGCCAAAACAAATAGGATTTTAGCTGGGGTTACACGAAATACCCTTCTTGAATTATGTGTGAAAAATGGAATTACTGTTCATGAGTTTCCTTTAACGCTTGATAAATTAAAAGATATGGATGAAGCATTTTTAACAGGTACTACAGAAGAATTAACACCTATTATTACAATAGATGGTAAAAAAGTAGGTTCTGGAAAAGTGGGTAGTTTAACTAAAAAATTACAAAAGATATTTAAAGAAGAAGTTAACAGATATTCTTATTAA
- the dksA gene encoding RNA polymerase-binding protein DksA: protein MANKKHIEELRITLLERQDLIRRNIDESRESINGLKNSECNDEFDYAEVSSDSFKEGIIANAQIKELHEIESAIKRIAKGTYGVCDMCDEVIALGRLRAKPFAKFCTPCREIYEEEKQK, encoded by the coding sequence TTGGCTAATAAAAAACATATCGAAGAGTTGAGAATTACTCTGTTAGAAAGACAAGATTTAATTAGAAGAAATATAGACGAGAGTAGAGAAAGTATTAATGGTTTAAAAAACTCAGAATGTAATGATGAGTTTGATTATGCTGAAGTGTCAAGTGATTCATTTAAAGAAGGTATTATTGCTAATGCTCAAATAAAAGAGTTGCATGAAATTGAATCAGCAATTAAAAGAATTGCAAAAGGTACTTATGGTGTTTGTGACATGTGTGATGAAGTTATTGCACTTGGTCGTTTACGTGCAAAACCTTTTGCAAAATTTTGTACACCTTGTAGAGAAATTTATGAGGAAGAAAAACAAAAATAA
- a CDS encoding dicarboxylate/amino acid:cation symporter: MSLTAKVLVGMLLGIIVGLIINTSGLNQSGSFVNEYVVNGAFHIAGKMFVTALKMLVVPLVLFSLISGVCGIGNVATLGKVGGKAFSLYMLTTAIAIAMAITIAAIVAPGEGANLVSTATFTAKEAPALSQVLIDIIPSNAVNALAFGKMLQIIFFAIIFGISVLMMGHKAKKIVEGVELLNEVMMNMVNIIMSIAPYAVFALIAKAISNLGLSLLVDLAGYVLVLMSALAIHLFITLMIVFKVFTRGLSISILMKKLRAAQIFAFSTSSSNATIPVTLEVVTKKLGVNNSVGSFTVPFGATINMDGTAIMQGVATVFIANVYGVELGIAGYLTVILMSVLASIGTAGVPGVGLIMLSMVFAQVGLPVEGIGLILGVDRLMDMMRTAVNVSGDAVVSVIVAKSEGKFDESVFNDPDAGLISDKDLEISKDVEKEMQDIISKTQTSN, encoded by the coding sequence ATGAGTTTAACCGCGAAAGTACTTGTTGGAATGTTACTTGGTATTATTGTTGGTTTAATTATCAATACTAGTGGTTTAAATCAAAGTGGTTCATTTGTAAATGAATATGTCGTAAATGGTGCTTTTCATATTGCTGGAAAGATGTTTGTTACTGCTTTAAAAATGTTAGTAGTTCCCTTGGTTCTATTCTCACTTATATCAGGTGTCTGTGGTATTGGAAATGTTGCTACTCTTGGAAAAGTAGGAGGGAAAGCTTTTTCTTTGTATATGTTAACCACAGCAATAGCAATTGCTATGGCTATTACAATTGCAGCAATTGTTGCTCCTGGAGAAGGTGCAAATCTTGTTAGTACAGCTACATTTACAGCCAAAGAAGCACCTGCTTTAAGTCAAGTACTAATAGATATTATTCCGAGTAATGCAGTAAATGCTCTTGCTTTTGGCAAAATGTTACAAATTATCTTTTTTGCAATTATTTTTGGTATCTCAGTTTTAATGATGGGACATAAAGCGAAAAAAATTGTTGAAGGTGTTGAATTGTTAAATGAAGTAATGATGAACATGGTAAACATTATTATGAGTATCGCACCCTATGCTGTTTTTGCGTTAATAGCAAAAGCAATATCTAATTTGGGATTGTCATTATTAGTTGATTTAGCAGGATATGTTTTAGTACTTATGTCTGCTTTAGCTATTCATTTATTCATTACATTAATGATTGTATTTAAAGTATTCACAAGGGGTTTAAGTATTTCAATTTTAATGAAAAAACTAAGAGCTGCACAAATATTTGCTTTTTCTACCTCAAGTTCAAATGCCACCATTCCAGTAACACTTGAAGTTGTTACTAAAAAACTAGGAGTAAATAACTCTGTTGGTTCTTTCACTGTTCCTTTTGGAGCTACTATTAATATGGATGGAACAGCCATTATGCAAGGAGTTGCTACTGTATTTATTGCTAATGTTTATGGGGTGGAATTAGGAATAGCTGGTTATTTAACAGTCATTTTAATGTCTGTTTTAGCTTCCATTGGAACGGCAGGAGTTCCTGGTGTTGGTTTGATTATGTTATCCATGGTATTTGCTCAAGTGGGTCTTCCCGTTGAAGGAATTGGTCTGATTTTAGGAGTAGATAGATTAATGGACATGATGAGAACAGCTGTTAATGTATCTGGGGATGCTGTTGTTTCTGTGATTGTTGCTAAAAGTGAAGGGAAATTTGATGAAAGTGTATTTAATGACCCTGATGCTGGATTAATTAGCGATAAAGATTTAGAGATTTCAAAAGATGTAGAAAAAGAAATGCAAGATATAATTTCTAAAACTCAAACGTCAAATTAA
- a CDS encoding thiamine phosphate synthase, translating into MLKSTLEEVLGFNPKTSSNELYALCDYSTLQRKNLTVEDFISLVKSMNVKIIQYRDKISSNDVQIKHLKQIKEKLNVLLLINDKVELVPFCDGIHLGQEDLEKIHENKAYAIKILRKKIKNKFLGLSTHNEYEILQANTLDIDMIGLGAYRNTSTKDITNILGDKISYLCQISKHPVCIIGGVKVDDKIEYANFNVVGSDLYE; encoded by the coding sequence ATGCTTAAGTCAACACTGGAAGAAGTTTTGGGATTTAATCCTAAAACTTCATCCAATGAATTATATGCTTTATGTGACTATTCAACCCTTCAAAGAAAAAATCTCACGGTAGAAGACTTTATTTCTCTAGTTAAATCAATGAATGTTAAAATAATACAATACAGAGATAAAATTTCATCTAATGATGTTCAAATTAAACATCTGAAGCAAATAAAAGAAAAACTTAATGTTCTTCTTCTTATTAATGATAAAGTCGAATTAGTACCTTTTTGTGATGGAATACATCTGGGACAAGAAGATTTAGAAAAGATTCATGAAAATAAAGCTTATGCAATAAAAATTCTAAGAAAAAAGATTAAAAACAAGTTTTTAGGATTAAGTACTCACAATGAATACGAAATATTACAAGCAAATACTTTGGATATTGATATGATAGGTTTAGGTGCTTATAGAAATACTAGTACTAAAGATATCACTAATATTTTAGGAGATAAAATATCGTATTTATGTCAAATATCTAAGCACCCCGTTTGTATTATTGGAGGAGTTAAAGTAGATGATAAGATAGAATATGCAAATTTTAATGTAGTAGGAAGTGATTTATATGAGTAA
- the glmS gene encoding glutamine--fructose-6-phosphate transaminase (isomerizing) — MCGIVGYIGNKNTQDLLLDGLRELEYRGYDSTGIALLNKNEIKVYKALGKLKNLEAKVQNDKDFPIGIGHTRWATHGKPTELNAHPHMAKYSCVVHNGIIENYKEIKENLIKEGHKFVSQTDTEVIVHLFEYFYNKNPDSKAAFLNTIKELRGAYSILIISKLDPDKIFFFKHGTPLIVANGNEEGEVLFSSTDAPLIGLCKDVVYLEDGMGGIASSEGIEFFSEDIVWASLPTSKQYAQKDGYRFFMEKEIYEQSNVVSDALLGRLGENEIHFDEFDSSIIENIDEIKICACGTSYHAGLTASYLFERLTKIRCSVEIASEFRYKEPLLSKRTLFLVVSQSGETADTLEALKMAKKAGLKTLVVCNVDNSSMTRVADTTVLTRAGIEKGVASTKAFSTQTAVLWMMALYFAKYKNTISSEKLEKELHALREVPQALIISDEMHEKTKRLSKRYLHGHGFFFIGRDVFFPLALEGALKLKEISYLHAEGYPSGEMKHGPIALADPELFTIALMPENLLYEKIKSNVEELSARDSTICTISPLDFDLSDDFIKTKKTNHYMLEFFEMLVALQLLSMEISVRLGNDVDMPRNLAKSVTVE; from the coding sequence ATGTGTGGAATTGTTGGATATATTGGAAATAAAAATACACAAGATTTATTATTAGATGGTTTGCGTGAGCTTGAGTACAGAGGTTATGATTCTACTGGTATTGCATTATTAAATAAAAATGAAATAAAAGTATATAAAGCCTTAGGGAAATTAAAAAACCTTGAAGCAAAAGTTCAAAATGATAAAGATTTTCCAATAGGAATTGGACATACAAGATGGGCAACACATGGAAAACCAACAGAATTAAATGCCCACCCACATATGGCAAAATACTCTTGTGTGGTTCACAATGGTATTATTGAAAACTACAAAGAAATAAAAGAAAATTTAATTAAAGAAGGGCATAAGTTTGTATCTCAAACAGATACTGAAGTAATTGTTCATTTATTTGAATACTTTTATAATAAAAATCCTGATTCCAAAGCTGCTTTTCTAAATACAATAAAAGAGCTTCGTGGGGCTTATTCTATACTTATCATTTCAAAATTAGATCCCGATAAGATTTTCTTTTTTAAGCATGGCACACCTTTAATAGTAGCAAACGGAAACGAAGAAGGGGAAGTGCTTTTTTCTTCAACTGATGCTCCTTTGATTGGTTTATGTAAAGATGTTGTTTATTTAGAAGATGGTATGGGTGGTATTGCTTCGTCTGAAGGCATAGAGTTTTTTTCTGAGGATATTGTTTGGGCCAGTCTTCCAACATCAAAACAATATGCGCAAAAAGACGGTTACCGATTTTTTATGGAAAAAGAAATATACGAACAAAGTAATGTTGTAAGTGATGCACTTTTAGGAAGACTGGGAGAGAATGAAATACATTTTGATGAATTTGACTCAAGTATTATTGAAAATATTGATGAAATTAAAATTTGCGCCTGTGGTACCTCTTACCATGCAGGGTTAACTGCTTCGTATTTATTTGAGCGTTTAACAAAAATCAGGTGTTCAGTAGAAATTGCTTCTGAATTTAGATATAAAGAGCCTTTATTAAGTAAACGTACTTTATTTTTAGTGGTTTCTCAAAGTGGAGAAACGGCTGATACCCTTGAAGCTTTAAAAATGGCAAAAAAAGCTGGTTTAAAAACATTGGTTGTTTGTAATGTGGATAATTCATCTATGACACGCGTTGCTGATACTACTGTATTAACACGAGCTGGAATTGAAAAAGGAGTAGCTTCAACCAAAGCTTTCTCAACACAAACTGCTGTTTTATGGATGATGGCTTTGTATTTTGCAAAATATAAAAATACTATAAGTAGTGAAAAATTAGAAAAAGAATTGCATGCTTTAAGAGAAGTACCACAGGCTTTGATTATTAGTGATGAAATGCATGAAAAAACCAAACGTTTATCTAAGAGATATTTACATGGACATGGTTTTTTCTTTATAGGAAGAGATGTATTTTTTCCTTTAGCACTAGAAGGCGCATTAAAATTAAAAGAAATTTCGTATTTACATGCTGAGGGTTATCCTTCTGGTGAAATGAAACATGGACCTATTGCTTTAGCTGATCCTGAATTATTCACCATAGCATTAATGCCAGAAAATCTTTTATATGAAAAAATTAAATCCAATGTGGAAGAGTTAAGTGCAAGAGACAGTACTATTTGTACTATTTCCCCTCTTGATTTTGATTTAAGCGATGATTTTATTAAAACAAAAAAAACAAATCATTATATGCTTGAGTTTTTTGAAATGTTAGTGGCTTTGCAGTTATTATCAATGGAAATCTCAGTAAGACTTGGAAATGACGTAGATATGCCAAGAAATTTGGCGAAATCAGTTACTGTAGAATAA
- a CDS encoding 23S rRNA (pseudouridine(1915)-N(3))-methyltransferase RlmH, which yields MSKIIIYQIAKNTKDDFEPIIKEFIKMSSKYSKVQIVNLFNKNIGKAQTISELEAKKSYSAVFEPFLESGYNIALDVKGERIDSFKFADTISKYSTINFFIGGAYGFEDKFLKSCDKKISLSELTMAHKVANLVLLEQVFRSLCIINNHPYHK from the coding sequence ATGAGTAAGATAATTATCTACCAAATTGCCAAAAATACTAAAGATGATTTTGAACCTATTATCAAAGAGTTTATTAAAATGAGCTCTAAATATTCAAAAGTACAAATTGTAAATCTCTTTAATAAAAACATTGGAAAAGCACAAACAATTTCAGAATTAGAAGCAAAAAAATCTTACTCTGCAGTTTTTGAACCCTTTTTAGAAAGTGGATATAATATAGCATTGGATGTAAAAGGTGAACGCATTGACAGTTTTAAGTTTGCAGATACAATCAGTAAATACTCCACAATTAACTTTTTTATAGGTGGCGCTTATGGATTTGAAGATAAATTTCTTAAGTCTTGTGATAAAAAAATATCGCTCTCAGAATTGACTATGGCACATAAAGTGGCCAATTTAGTGCTTTTAGAACAAGTTTTTAGAAGTTTATGCATAATTAATAATCATCCCTATCATAAGTAA
- a CDS encoding HAMP domain-containing histidine kinase, giving the protein MPKHISKIVYVFAFVMFTSIYFFYAFKVYLPKQSMNTANYFITNESSRHILKVSILSERALSAYIEALEFRNEDLLYDSIDLMTAAGGFLITPSFKGIKEAKKVISLIDMNIVLMEENSYDISSRQLKILKENVKNVSRISQTIEIKKYNNLLKGVIDRESRIYVFLIGIVYLVLSVILLIFLLLFVLSRNKRLEDENLKQQKILLTQSKMLALTEMLGNIAHQWRQPLSVITSAVSGMKFELEVQEDISRESILRCSDAVMKQASYLSKTIDDFKEFIAEDNNDKIVQVSDVFLKLESLVDEMFKTNSITLVKDVEENVSLKLNDNILIQAFINICYNSKDAFVLNEVNKEERYFFISCKKDKNKVTISLKDTAGGIKEEIIDKIFEPYFTTKHKARGIGVGLYKTNEIITKNLLGSIEAKNAYSHLKNKEYMGGEFIITLPAFFKRA; this is encoded by the coding sequence ATGCCAAAGCATATTTCTAAAATAGTTTATGTATTTGCATTTGTAATGTTTACAAGTATTTACTTTTTTTATGCTTTTAAAGTTTACTTGCCCAAACAATCTATGAATACTGCTAATTATTTTATTACGAACGAATCGAGTCGACATATATTAAAGGTTTCTATTTTAAGTGAAAGAGCTTTAAGTGCTTATATAGAAGCACTGGAGTTTAGAAACGAGGATTTATTATACGATAGCATTGATTTAATGACTGCAGCTGGAGGTTTTTTAATAACCCCCTCTTTTAAAGGAATAAAAGAAGCAAAAAAAGTCATTTCATTGATTGATATGAATATTGTATTAATGGAAGAAAATAGCTATGATATTTCATCTAGACAACTAAAGATTTTAAAAGAAAATGTGAAAAATGTCAGTAGAATTTCTCAAACCATAGAGATAAAGAAATACAATAATTTATTAAAAGGCGTTATTGATAGAGAAAGTAGAATATATGTTTTTTTAATTGGCATTGTTTATTTGGTTTTAAGTGTTATTTTACTGATTTTTTTATTATTGTTTGTATTATCTAGGAATAAGCGTCTAGAAGATGAAAATTTAAAACAACAAAAGATTTTATTAACACAATCTAAGATGTTGGCCCTTACAGAAATGTTAGGAAATATTGCCCACCAATGGAGACAGCCTTTATCTGTTATCACCTCTGCTGTAAGTGGTATGAAGTTTGAGCTTGAAGTGCAAGAAGATATATCAAGAGAATCAATTCTTCGCTGTAGTGATGCTGTTATGAAACAAGCTTCTTATCTTTCTAAAACTATTGATGATTTTAAAGAGTTTATTGCAGAAGATAACAATGACAAAATTGTACAAGTTAGTGATGTTTTTTTAAAACTAGAGAGTTTGGTAGATGAAATGTTTAAAACGAACTCTATAACACTTGTAAAAGATGTAGAAGAAAACGTATCTTTAAAACTTAATGATAATATCCTTATTCAAGCTTTTATAAATATTTGTTATAACTCTAAAGATGCATTTGTATTAAATGAAGTTAACAAAGAGGAGCGTTATTTCTTTATTTCCTGTAAAAAAGATAAGAATAAGGTGACAATTTCTTTAAAAGATACAGCAGGAGGAATAAAAGAAGAAATTATTGACAAAATTTTTGAACCTTATTTCACTACTAAACATAAAGCCAGAGGAATTGGAGTTGGTTTATATAAAACCAATGAAATTATTACAAAAAATCTTCTTGGAAGTATTGAAGCCAAAAATGCATACTCACATTTAAAGAACAAAGAATATATGGGTGGGGAGTTTATTATAACCTTACCCGCTTTTTTTAAAAGGGCCTAG